One part of the Luteibacter yeojuensis genome encodes these proteins:
- the glnA gene encoding type I glutamate--ammonia ligase — translation MSAASKVLNLIQDEEIEFVDLRFADILGKHHHVTFPAHAIDESTFEDGKMFDGSSIAGWKGINESDMVLMPDPETAHLDPFSAHKQLILHCDVLEPSTMQAYGRDPRSIAKRAEAYLKSTGIADTAFFGPEPEFFIFDSVRWQNDMGRVFYEIGSEEAAWSSRYKYDGTNTGHRPGVKGGYFPVSPVDSLGDLRADMCKVLESLGQVVEVHHHEVANAGQCEIGTRFNTLVKKADELMTMKYVIKNVAHQAGKTVTFMPKPIVGDNGSGMHVHQSLSKNGENLFAGDLYGGLSQTALWYIGGIFKHAKAINAFANSTTNSYKRLVPGFEAPVMLAYSARNRSASCRIPYVSSPKGRRIEIRFPDPMQSGYLTFTVLMMAGLDGILNKIDPGAPADKDLYDLPPEEEKNIPQVCASLDEALVALDKDREFLKAGGVFTDDFIDGYIALKMQEVTRYRASTHPLEFQMYYAI, via the coding sequence ATGTCCGCCGCTTCCAAAGTGCTGAACCTGATCCAGGACGAGGAAATCGAGTTCGTCGACCTGCGTTTCGCCGATATCCTCGGCAAGCACCATCACGTGACGTTCCCCGCGCACGCCATCGACGAGAGCACCTTCGAAGACGGCAAGATGTTCGACGGTTCGTCGATCGCGGGCTGGAAGGGCATCAACGAGTCCGACATGGTCCTCATGCCGGATCCGGAAACCGCGCACCTCGATCCGTTCAGCGCGCACAAGCAGCTGATCCTGCACTGCGACGTGCTCGAGCCGAGCACCATGCAGGCCTATGGCCGCGACCCGCGTTCGATCGCGAAGCGTGCCGAGGCGTACCTGAAGTCCACCGGCATCGCCGACACCGCATTCTTCGGTCCGGAACCCGAATTCTTCATCTTCGATTCCGTGCGCTGGCAGAACGACATGGGCCGCGTGTTCTATGAAATCGGCTCGGAAGAAGCGGCCTGGTCGTCGCGCTACAAGTACGACGGCACCAATACCGGCCATCGTCCGGGCGTGAAGGGCGGCTATTTCCCGGTCAGCCCCGTGGACAGCCTGGGCGACCTGCGCGCCGACATGTGCAAGGTGCTGGAATCGCTGGGCCAGGTGGTGGAAGTGCATCACCACGAAGTGGCCAATGCCGGCCAGTGCGAGATCGGGACCCGCTTCAACACGCTGGTGAAGAAGGCCGACGAACTGATGACGATGAAGTACGTCATCAAGAATGTCGCCCACCAGGCGGGCAAGACGGTGACCTTCATGCCGAAGCCGATCGTCGGCGACAACGGTTCGGGCATGCACGTGCACCAGTCGCTGTCGAAGAACGGCGAAAACCTGTTCGCGGGCGACCTGTACGGCGGCCTGTCGCAGACGGCGCTGTGGTACATCGGCGGCATCTTCAAGCACGCCAAGGCCATCAACGCCTTCGCCAACTCCACCACCAACAGCTACAAGCGCCTGGTGCCGGGCTTCGAGGCGCCGGTGATGCTCGCCTACTCGGCGCGCAACCGCTCGGCGTCCTGCCGCATCCCGTACGTGTCCAGCCCGAAGGGCCGCCGTATCGAAATCCGTTTCCCGGATCCGATGCAGTCGGGCTACCTCACCTTCACCGTGCTGATGATGGCCGGCCTGGACGGCATCCTAAACAAGATCGACCCGGGCGCGCCGGCGGACAAGGATCTCTACGACCTGCCGCCGGAAGAAGAGAAGAACATCCCGCAGGTCTGCGCCAGCCTCGACGAGGCACTGGTGGCCCTGGACAAGGACCGCGAGTTCCTCAAGGCGGGCGGTGTGTTCACCGACGACTTCATCGACGGCTACATCGCGCTGAAGATGCAGGAAGTGACGCGTTACCGCGCCAGCACGCACCCGCTCGAGTTCCAGATGTACTACGCGATCTGA
- a CDS encoding family 43 glycosylhydrolase: MRSILLATALAASPWLANAAQRTYANPLDIDYRYNFEQMNEGISYRTGADPAIVRYGDAYYLFQTLADGYWTSKDLVRWDFVEPDRWPFVGVVAPATLVAGGRLFLMPSAFGPRPLMVSTDPAHGHWTFWTRQLPQVPGATQYDESHKMAEGDAPPPGPWDPGLFQDDDGKVYLYWDSSDTYPLYGAQMDFKLDSREGGEKRLAFVTQPKALLHLDPANHGWERFGPDHTMGDKPSYIEGSWMNKHGGRYYFQYAAPGTEYNVYATGVYVGKGPLGPFEYAPYNPVGYKPGGFVTGAGHGSTFQDVHGNAWNTGTAWLGVNWTFERRIDMFPAGWHDDGQMWVDTRFGDFPHRMPDRKLREGEDTFTGWMLLSYRKPVVASSTMPGHPASTLTDEDPRTFWVAQANESGQTLTLDLGGTPTVRAVQVDYADYASGRYADAPDLVTRFVLQGSADGKQWTTLADLSEETRDRPNAYIELERPRKLRFIRYVHRHVGAKQLAISDLRVFGNADGQPPAAPRGLQARRGTDEREATISWKPVPGAVGYNVRWGLAADRLHSTYQRFADQPTSFTLRSLNKGVRYVVAVEAFDERGVSPLSQVVQIVP, translated from the coding sequence ATGCGCTCGATCTTGCTAGCCACCGCCCTTGCGGCCTCGCCCTGGCTCGCGAATGCAGCACAGCGCACCTACGCCAACCCCCTCGACATCGACTACCGCTACAACTTCGAGCAGATGAACGAGGGAATCTCCTATCGCACGGGTGCCGATCCGGCGATCGTGCGCTATGGCGACGCGTATTACCTGTTCCAGACACTGGCCGACGGGTACTGGACATCGAAGGATCTCGTGCGCTGGGACTTCGTGGAGCCGGACCGCTGGCCATTCGTCGGCGTGGTGGCGCCGGCGACGCTGGTCGCGGGAGGCAGGCTGTTCCTCATGCCGTCGGCCTTCGGTCCACGGCCGCTGATGGTCTCGACCGATCCAGCCCATGGGCACTGGACGTTCTGGACACGGCAGCTCCCCCAGGTCCCCGGCGCCACGCAGTACGACGAAAGCCACAAGATGGCGGAAGGCGACGCGCCGCCGCCCGGACCCTGGGATCCCGGTCTATTCCAGGACGATGACGGCAAGGTCTACCTCTATTGGGACTCGTCCGACACGTACCCGCTCTACGGCGCGCAGATGGATTTCAAGCTCGACTCGCGCGAGGGCGGGGAGAAACGGCTGGCCTTCGTCACGCAGCCGAAGGCGTTGCTCCACCTCGATCCGGCCAACCACGGCTGGGAACGTTTCGGTCCGGACCATACGATGGGCGACAAGCCGTCGTATATCGAAGGCTCGTGGATGAACAAGCACGGCGGCCGCTACTACTTCCAGTACGCCGCGCCCGGTACGGAATACAACGTCTACGCCACGGGCGTCTACGTCGGCAAGGGACCGCTCGGTCCGTTCGAGTACGCGCCGTACAACCCGGTGGGCTACAAGCCCGGAGGATTCGTCACCGGCGCCGGGCACGGCTCGACCTTCCAGGACGTCCACGGCAATGCATGGAATACCGGCACGGCGTGGCTGGGCGTGAACTGGACATTCGAGCGCCGCATCGACATGTTCCCGGCGGGGTGGCACGACGACGGCCAGATGTGGGTCGACACGCGTTTCGGCGATTTCCCGCATCGCATGCCCGATCGCAAGCTGCGCGAAGGCGAGGACACCTTCACGGGATGGATGCTGTTGTCGTATCGCAAGCCGGTCGTCGCTTCGTCGACGATGCCCGGCCATCCGGCCTCGACGCTGACCGACGAGGATCCGCGGACGTTCTGGGTCGCGCAGGCGAACGAGTCCGGCCAGACCCTCACGCTCGACCTCGGCGGCACGCCCACGGTACGTGCCGTGCAGGTCGATTACGCCGATTACGCATCCGGCCGGTATGCCGATGCGCCCGACCTCGTGACGCGATTCGTGCTGCAAGGCTCGGCGGACGGCAAGCAATGGACGACGCTGGCCGATCTCTCGGAGGAAACGCGGGACCGTCCCAACGCTTACATCGAGCTGGAGCGGCCACGGAAGCTGCGCTTCATCCGCTATGTACACAGGCACGTGGGCGCAAAGCAGCTTGCGATTTCTGACCTGCGGGTGTTCGGCAACGCGGACGGCCAACCGCCGGCCGCGCCGCGGGGCCTTCAAGCCAGGCGCGGCACGGACGAGCGAGAGGCCACGATATCGTGGAAGCCGGTACCCGGCGCGGTCGGCTACAACGTGCGCTGGGGGCTGGCCGCCGATCGTCTGCATTCGACGTACCAGCGTTTTGCGGACCAGCCCACTTCGTTTACCCTGCGTAGCCTCAACAAGGGCGTTCGCTACGTCGTAGCCGTGGAGGCATTCGACGAGCGAGGTGTCTCACCGCTGTCACAGGTCGTACAGATCGTTCCGTAA